DNA from Candidatus Eisenbacteria bacterium:
GGTGGCAGTGGCCTTGAACGGGCCGACATCGACGACCGTCTTCTGCCGGTTGTAGCTGACCCCGCCATAAGCCAGCGCGAGGATTCCGAGAACCACCAGTGCGAATCCGAAG
Protein-coding regions in this window:
- a CDS encoding DUF3185 domain-containing protein, producing MKTFGFALVVLGILALAYGGVSYNRQKTVVDVGPFKATATEQKNIPLSPIVGGIALIGGIALLMAPRKRHS